One Corvus moneduloides isolate bCorMon1 chromosome Z, bCorMon1.pri, whole genome shotgun sequence genomic window carries:
- the LOC116438267 gene encoding transcription factor jun-D-like, which yields MSGGRSGRSAVKMEAPFYPEEGLELLPDFVPLPGFGTAGGPGADAAAGQKLLLGAGKKRDLPAAAPAPLPGPFALRPPAGARGSAAALRLLPPPAAAAAAPPPTAGSAETGSGGGAAAARGGPEAALGSAAELPLLKLPPAADLEQLLIQGGAGLGAGSPGPTAPGAGSGGAAGPFLYRQPVTQEQEGFADGFVKALADLHKQNQLLAAPPPLSAPGPCCTARPGPPGAPATAAADPPAVYTNLSGFNPAGPLSPSGSAYPSASAPPPPPGLAFGAAGLGSGRLPPARSLEEPQTVPEVPPSAGGEGGSSAPTPPSLSPLDAESQERLKAERKRLRNRIAASKCRRRKLERIARLEEKVKALKGQNAELAATANLLRAQVTQLQGRVRSHLSSGCHINAAGHPPPPHAAAQPRETAPEAAAAAPETSAC from the coding sequence ATGAGCGGCGGGCGTAGCGGGCGATCCGCCGTGAAGATGGAGGCACCCTTTTATCCCGAGGAAggactggagctgctgcccgaCTTCGTACCGCTGCCGGGTTTCGGTACCGCTGGCGGACCTGGAGCCGATGCGGCGGCggggcagaagctgctgctgggcgCCGGGAAGAAGCGGGACCTGCCGGCTGCCgcccccgcgccgctcccgggGCCCTTCGCCCTTCGTCCGCCTGCCGGCGCCCGCGGCAGCGCGGCGGCTCTGCGCTTGTtaccgccgcccgccgccgccgccgccgccccgccgcccacCGCGGGCTCCGCGGAGacggggagcggcggcggagcggcggcggcccgCGGCGGCCCGGAGGCCGCGCTGGGGTCGGCTGCAGAGCTGCCGCTGCTGAAGCTGCCACCGGCCGCagacctggagcagctgctgatccaggggggcgcggggctgggcGCGGGCAGCCCGGGGCCGACGgcacctggggcagggagcggcggggcggcggggccgttCCTCTACCGGCAGCCGGTGACGCAGGAGCAGGAGGGTTTCGCCGACGGCTTCGTCAAGGCCCTGGCCGACCTGCACAAGCAGAACCAGCTCctggcggccccgccgccgctctcCGCGCCGGGACCCTGCTGCAccgcccgcccggggccgccgggAGCCCCCGCCACTGCCGCCGCCGACCCTCCGGCCGTCTACACCAACTTGAGCGGCTTCAACCCCGCGGGGCCGCTGAGCCCCTCGGGCAGCGCCTACCCCTCCGcctccgccccgccgccgccgccgggcctGGCCTTCGGGGCGGCGGGTCTGGGGAGCGGCCGGCTGCCGCCGGCGCGGTCCCTGGAGGAACCGCAGACCGTGCCCGAGGTGCCGCCGTCGGCGGGCGGGGAGGGCGGCAGCAGCGCGCCCACGCCGCCGTCGCTGTCGCCGCTGGACGCGGAGAGCCAGGAGCGTCTGAAGGCAGAGCGCAAGCGGCTGCGAAACCGCATCGCCGCCTCCAAGTGCCGCCGGCGGAAGCTGGAGCGCATCGCCCGGCTGGAGGAGAAGGTGAAGGCGCTCAAGGGGCAGAACGCCGAGCTGGCCGCCACTGCCAACCTCCTCCGCGCCCAGGTCACCCAGCTGCAGGGTCGCGTCCGCAGCCACCTCTCCTCCGGCTGCCACATCAACGCCGCCgggcatcctcctcctcctcacgCCGCCGCCCAGCCGCGGGAGACTGCCCCCGaggcggccgccgccgcgccggAGACCAGCGCCTGCTGA